The proteins below come from a single Triticum aestivum cultivar Chinese Spring chromosome 5D, IWGSC CS RefSeq v2.1, whole genome shotgun sequence genomic window:
- the LOC123123332 gene encoding serine/threonine-protein phosphatase PP2A-2 catalytic subunit, with amino-acid sequence MSSPHGGLDDQIERLMQCKPLPEAEVRALCEKAKEILMEESNVQPVRSPVTICGDIHGQFHDLAELFRIGGKCPDTNYLFMGDYVDRGYYSVETVTLLVSLKVRYPQRITILRGNHESRQITQVYGFYDECLRKYGNATVWKTFTDLFDYFPLTALVESEIFCLHGGLSPSIETLDNIRNFDRTQEVPHEGPMCDLLWSDPDDRCGWGISPRGAGYTFGQDISEQFNHTNNLRLIARAHQLVMEGFNWAHEQKVVTIFSAPNYCYRCGNMASILEVDDCREHTFIQFEPAPRRGEPDVTRRTPDYFL; translated from the exons ATGAGCAGCCCCCATGGCGGCCTCGACGACCAGATCGAGCGCCTCATGCAGTGCAAGCCCCTCCCCGAGGCCGAG GTTAGAGCACTGTGCGAGAAGGCCAAGGAGATTTTGATGGAGGAGAGCAATGTTCAG CCTGTAAGGAGTCCTGTTACAATCTGTGGTGATATTCACGGGCAGTTTCACGATCTTGCGGAACTGTTCCGAATTGGTGGAAAG TGTCCGGATACAAATTACTTGTTTATGGGTGATTATGTAGATCGTGGCTACTATTCTGTCGAAACTGTCACG CTGTTGGTGTCTTTGAAAGTTCGTTATCCTCAGCGAATCACCATTCTTAGAGGAAACCATGAAAGCCGACAG ATCACTCAAGTTTATGGATTCTACGATGAGTGCTTAAGGAA GTATGGAAATGCAACTGTGTGGAAAACCTTTACGGATCTGTTCGACTACTTCCCCTTGACAGCATTG GTTGAGTCAGAAATATTTTGCTTGCACGGTGGATTATCACCATCCATTGAGACACTTGATAACATACGTAACTTTGACCGCACCCAAGAAGTTCCTCATGAAGGCCCCATGTGTGATCTTCTGTGGTCTGATCCCGATGATCGATGCGGTTGGGGTATTTCTCCTCGAGGCGCTGGATATACCTTCGGACAG GATATATCAGAGCAGTTCAATCATACCAATAACTTAAGACTTATTGCTAGAGCTCACCAGTTGGTCATGGAGGGATTCAACTGGGCTCAT gagcaaaaagtgGTCACCATATTTAGTGCACCTAATTATTGCTACCGCTGTGGAAACATGGCATCAATCTTGGAAGTTGATGATTGCCGGGAGCATACTTTCATCCAG TTTGAGCCGGCCCCGAGAAGGGGAGAACCAGACGTAACTCGTAGAACGCCAGACTATTTCCTGTGA
- the LOC123123333 gene encoding lipid phosphate phosphatase delta, which translates to MEAVAAAGGAGLTGWQAAALSGAAGWVWAASYYDLTRRARALAQPWVTRRVHAETPSILTFQRLQHRLLDNFFSVLSCVVSVPFYTGFLPLLFWSGHGKLARQMTLLLAFCDYLGNAVKDLVSAPRPCSPPVRRVTATEDEKENAMEYGLPSSHTLNTVCLMGYMLHYVLTYGPCDGFMIATGLSLAFMLVTLIGIARVYLGMHSLTDVIAGISFGIVILAFWLVVHDHVDAFVVSGQNVTFFWASLSLVMCFAYPRPEFPTPSFEFHTAFNGVAFGIVYGVQQTYTRFHGPEAPLILSHQLPLLAYAGRVLVGIPTILAVKSCSKALSKWLLPVMCSTLGIPIVSSCYVPALKPSDIGGGSGNKDEAKQAGGYLQRVFSLFPQKAYDVDTGIRFVQYAGLAWSVVDLVPVIFTHLNL; encoded by the exons ATGGAGGCggtcgcggcggccggtggcgccgGGCTGACCGGGTGGCAGGCGGCGGCGCTGTCGGGCGCGGCGGGCTGGGTGTGGGCGGCCTCCTACTACGACCTCACGCGCCGGGCGCGCGCGCTGGCGCAGCCCTGGGTCACCCGCCGCGTCCACGCCGAGACGCCCTCCATCCTCACCTTCCAG AGGCTGCAGCACAGGTTGCTGGACAACTTCTTCTCCGTGCTGTCATGCGTTGTCTCTGTCCCTTTCTACACGGGATTCCTCCCCCTCCTCTTCTGG AGTGGACATGGCAAGCTGGCGAGGCAAATGACCCTGCTGTTGGCCTTCTGCGATTACCTTGGCAACGCTGTCAAG GATTTAGTGTCAGCTCCTCGGCCGTGTTCCCCTCCCGTGAGGAGGGTCACAGCTACCGAAGATGAGAAGGAAAATGCCATGGAATATGGACTGCCTTCATCGCACACTCTCAACACCGTTTGTTTGATGGG ATACATGTTGCATTATGTCCTCACATATGGACCGTGTGATGGTTTCATGATTGCCACGGGTCTTTCTCTAGCTTTCATGCTTGTTACGTTAATTGGCATTG CGAGGGTATACTTGGGCATGCACAGCTTGACCGATGTTATCGCTGGGATATCTTTTGGCATCGTGATCCTTGCATTCTGGTTGGTTGTCCATGATCATGTTGATGCCTTTGTCGTCTCTGGCCAAAATG TTACATTCTTCTGGGCAAGCCTTTCTCTAGTGATGTGCTTTGCATATCCAAGGCCAGAATTCCCAACTCCTAGCTTTGAATTCCACACAGCATTCAACGGGGTCGCTTTCGGAATT GTCTACGGCGTCCAGCAGACGTACACCCGTTTCCATGGCCCGGAAGCCCCCCTCATTCTCAGCCATCAACTACCCCTCCTCGCGTACGCCGGGAGGGTCCTGGTGGGgatcccgaccatcctggccgtgaAGTCGTGCAGCAAGGCGCTCTCGAAATGGCTCCTGCCGGTCATGTGCAGCACCCTGGGGATCCCGATCGTGTCGTCCTGCTACGTGCCCGCGCTGAAGCCATCCGACATTGGTGGCGGCTCGGGCAACAAGGACGAGGCCAAGCAGGCCGGCGGGTACCTCCAGAGGGTGTTCTCCCTCTTCCCTCAGAAGGCGTACGACGTGGACACGGGCATCCGGTTCGTGCAGTACGCGGGGCTCGCGTGGTCGGTGGTCGACCTGGTGCCGGTGATCTTCACGCATCTGAACCTGTGA